From a region of the Microcebus murinus isolate Inina chromosome 23, M.murinus_Inina_mat1.0, whole genome shotgun sequence genome:
- the DYRK3 gene encoding dual specificity tyrosine-phosphorylation-regulated kinase 3 isoform X2, which produces MMIDETKCPPCSNVLCNPSEPPLPRRLNITTEQLIRDHTQHCLNGGEMKVEQLFQEFGSKRLDILTSDGTNDSEKCSPTVSQVKSSDNLYSVKSSSSSKAPKVVPLTPEQALKQYKHHLTAYEKLEIVSYPEIYFVGPNAKKRNGVIGGPNNGGYDDADGSYIHVPRDHLAYRYEVLKIIGKGSFGQVARVYDHKLRQYVALKMVRNEKRFHRQAAEEIRILEHLKKQDKTGSMNVIHMLESFTFRNHVCMAFELLSIDLYELIKKNKFQGFSVQLVRKFAQSILQSLDALHKNKIIHCDLKPENILLKHHGRSATKVIDFGSSCFEYQKLYTYIQSRFYRAPEIILGSRYSTPIDIWSFGCILAELLTGQPLFPGEDEGDQLACMMELLGMPPPKLLEQSKRTKYFINSKGLPRYCSVTTQADGRVVLLGGRSRRGKKRGPPGSKDWATALKGCDDYLFIEFLKRCLHWDPSARLTPAQALRHPWISKSMPRSLTTVDKVPGKRVVNPTNAFQGLGSKLPPVVGIANKLKANLMSETNGSIPLCSVLPKLIS; this is translated from the exons ATGATGATAGATGAAACCAAATGCCCACCCTGTTCAAATGTACTCTGCAATCCTTCTGAACCACCTCTACCCAGAAGACTAAAT ATTACCACTGAGCAGTTAATAAGAGATCATACTCAGCACTGTCTGAATGGAGGTGAGATGAAGGTGGAACAGCTGTTCCAAGAATTTGGCAGCAAACGACTCGATATTCTTACGTCAGATGGTACCAATGACTCTGAAAAATGCTCCCCTACTGTTTCTCAGGTCAAAAGTTCAGATAACTTGTATTCAGTAAAATCCAGCAGTTCATCCAAAGCACCCAAAGTGGTGCCTCTGACTCCAGAACAAGCACTGAAGCAATATAAGCACCACCTCACTGCTTATGAGAAGCTGGAAATTGTCAGTTATCCAGAAATTTACTTTGTGGGTCcaaatgccaaaaaaagaaatggagttaTTGGTGGACCCAATAACGGGGGATATGATGATGCAGATGGGTCCTATATTCACGTACCTCGAGACCATCTTGCTTATCGATATGAGGTGCTGAAAATTATTGGCAAGGGGAGTTTCGGGCAGGTAGCCCGGGTCTATGATCACAAACTTCGACAGTACGTGGCCCTAAAAATGGTGCGAAATGAGAAGCGTTTCCATCGTCAAGCAGCTGAGGAGATCCGGATTTTGGAGCATCTTAAAAAACAGGATAAAACTGGTAGCATGAACGTTATCCACATGCTGGAAAGTTTCACGTTTCGGAACCACGTTTGCATGGCCTTTGAACTGCTGAGCATAGACCTGTATGAGCTCatcaaaaaaaacaaatttcaaggtTTTAGCGTACAGTTAGTACGAAAGTTTGCCCAATCCATCTTGCAATCTTTGGATGCTCTCcacaaaaataagattattcaCTGCGACCTAAAGCCAGAAAACATTCTCCTGAAACACCATGGGCGCAGCGCAACCAAGGTCATTGACTTTGGGTCCAGTTGTTTCGAGTACCAGAAGCTTTACACGTATATCCAGTCTCGATTCTACAGAGCTCCGGAGATCATCCTAGGGAGCCGCTACAGCACACCTATTGACATATGGAGTTTTGGCTGCATCCTTGCAGAACTGTTAACAGGACAGCCTCTCTTCCCTGGAGAGGATGAAGGAGACCAGTTGGCCTGCATGATGGAGCTTTTAGGGATGCCACCACCAAAACTTCTGGAACAATCCAAACGCACCAAGTACTTTATCAACTCCAAGGGCCTACCTCGCTATTGCTCTGTGACTACGCAGGCGGATGGGAGGGTTGTGCTTTTGGGGGGTCGTTCACGCAGGGGTAAAAAGCGGGGTCCCCCAGGCAGCAAAGACTGGGCGACAGCACTGAAAGGGTGTGACGACTACTTGtttatagagtttttaaaaaggtgtCTTCACTGGGACCCCTCTGCCCGTCTGACCCCAGCCCAAGCATTAAGACACCCTTGGATTAGCAAGTCTATGCCCAGATCTCTTACCACTGTAGATAAAGTGCCAGGGAAACGGGTAGTAAATCCCACAAATGCTTTCCAGGGACTGGGTTCCAAGCTGCCGCCAGTTGTTGGAATAGCCAATAAGCTTAAAGCTAACTTAATGTCGGAAACCAATGGCAGTATACCTCTGTGCAGTGTATTGCCAAAACTGATTAGCTAA
- the DYRK3 gene encoding dual specificity tyrosine-phosphorylation-regulated kinase 3 isoform X1 has protein sequence MGGTARGPGRKDAGPPGAGLPPQQRRLGDGVYDTFMMIDETKCPPCSNVLCNPSEPPLPRRLNITTEQLIRDHTQHCLNGGEMKVEQLFQEFGSKRLDILTSDGTNDSEKCSPTVSQVKSSDNLYSVKSSSSSKAPKVVPLTPEQALKQYKHHLTAYEKLEIVSYPEIYFVGPNAKKRNGVIGGPNNGGYDDADGSYIHVPRDHLAYRYEVLKIIGKGSFGQVARVYDHKLRQYVALKMVRNEKRFHRQAAEEIRILEHLKKQDKTGSMNVIHMLESFTFRNHVCMAFELLSIDLYELIKKNKFQGFSVQLVRKFAQSILQSLDALHKNKIIHCDLKPENILLKHHGRSATKVIDFGSSCFEYQKLYTYIQSRFYRAPEIILGSRYSTPIDIWSFGCILAELLTGQPLFPGEDEGDQLACMMELLGMPPPKLLEQSKRTKYFINSKGLPRYCSVTTQADGRVVLLGGRSRRGKKRGPPGSKDWATALKGCDDYLFIEFLKRCLHWDPSARLTPAQALRHPWISKSMPRSLTTVDKVPGKRVVNPTNAFQGLGSKLPPVVGIANKLKANLMSETNGSIPLCSVLPKLIS, from the exons ATGGGCGGCACGGCTCGCGGGCCCGGGCGGAAGGATGCGGGGCCGCCCGGCGCCGGGCTCCCGCCCCAGCAGCGGAG ATTGGGGGATGGTGTCTATGATACCTTCATGATGATAGATGAAACCAAATGCCCACCCTGTTCAAATGTACTCTGCAATCCTTCTGAACCACCTCTACCCAGAAGACTAAAT ATTACCACTGAGCAGTTAATAAGAGATCATACTCAGCACTGTCTGAATGGAGGTGAGATGAAGGTGGAACAGCTGTTCCAAGAATTTGGCAGCAAACGACTCGATATTCTTACGTCAGATGGTACCAATGACTCTGAAAAATGCTCCCCTACTGTTTCTCAGGTCAAAAGTTCAGATAACTTGTATTCAGTAAAATCCAGCAGTTCATCCAAAGCACCCAAAGTGGTGCCTCTGACTCCAGAACAAGCACTGAAGCAATATAAGCACCACCTCACTGCTTATGAGAAGCTGGAAATTGTCAGTTATCCAGAAATTTACTTTGTGGGTCcaaatgccaaaaaaagaaatggagttaTTGGTGGACCCAATAACGGGGGATATGATGATGCAGATGGGTCCTATATTCACGTACCTCGAGACCATCTTGCTTATCGATATGAGGTGCTGAAAATTATTGGCAAGGGGAGTTTCGGGCAGGTAGCCCGGGTCTATGATCACAAACTTCGACAGTACGTGGCCCTAAAAATGGTGCGAAATGAGAAGCGTTTCCATCGTCAAGCAGCTGAGGAGATCCGGATTTTGGAGCATCTTAAAAAACAGGATAAAACTGGTAGCATGAACGTTATCCACATGCTGGAAAGTTTCACGTTTCGGAACCACGTTTGCATGGCCTTTGAACTGCTGAGCATAGACCTGTATGAGCTCatcaaaaaaaacaaatttcaaggtTTTAGCGTACAGTTAGTACGAAAGTTTGCCCAATCCATCTTGCAATCTTTGGATGCTCTCcacaaaaataagattattcaCTGCGACCTAAAGCCAGAAAACATTCTCCTGAAACACCATGGGCGCAGCGCAACCAAGGTCATTGACTTTGGGTCCAGTTGTTTCGAGTACCAGAAGCTTTACACGTATATCCAGTCTCGATTCTACAGAGCTCCGGAGATCATCCTAGGGAGCCGCTACAGCACACCTATTGACATATGGAGTTTTGGCTGCATCCTTGCAGAACTGTTAACAGGACAGCCTCTCTTCCCTGGAGAGGATGAAGGAGACCAGTTGGCCTGCATGATGGAGCTTTTAGGGATGCCACCACCAAAACTTCTGGAACAATCCAAACGCACCAAGTACTTTATCAACTCCAAGGGCCTACCTCGCTATTGCTCTGTGACTACGCAGGCGGATGGGAGGGTTGTGCTTTTGGGGGGTCGTTCACGCAGGGGTAAAAAGCGGGGTCCCCCAGGCAGCAAAGACTGGGCGACAGCACTGAAAGGGTGTGACGACTACTTGtttatagagtttttaaaaaggtgtCTTCACTGGGACCCCTCTGCCCGTCTGACCCCAGCCCAAGCATTAAGACACCCTTGGATTAGCAAGTCTATGCCCAGATCTCTTACCACTGTAGATAAAGTGCCAGGGAAACGGGTAGTAAATCCCACAAATGCTTTCCAGGGACTGGGTTCCAAGCTGCCGCCAGTTGTTGGAATAGCCAATAAGCTTAAAGCTAACTTAATGTCGGAAACCAATGGCAGTATACCTCTGTGCAGTGTATTGCCAAAACTGATTAGCTAA
- the DYRK3 gene encoding dual specificity tyrosine-phosphorylation-regulated kinase 3 isoform X3 has translation MKVEQLFQEFGSKRLDILTSDGTNDSEKCSPTVSQVKSSDNLYSVKSSSSSKAPKVVPLTPEQALKQYKHHLTAYEKLEIVSYPEIYFVGPNAKKRNGVIGGPNNGGYDDADGSYIHVPRDHLAYRYEVLKIIGKGSFGQVARVYDHKLRQYVALKMVRNEKRFHRQAAEEIRILEHLKKQDKTGSMNVIHMLESFTFRNHVCMAFELLSIDLYELIKKNKFQGFSVQLVRKFAQSILQSLDALHKNKIIHCDLKPENILLKHHGRSATKVIDFGSSCFEYQKLYTYIQSRFYRAPEIILGSRYSTPIDIWSFGCILAELLTGQPLFPGEDEGDQLACMMELLGMPPPKLLEQSKRTKYFINSKGLPRYCSVTTQADGRVVLLGGRSRRGKKRGPPGSKDWATALKGCDDYLFIEFLKRCLHWDPSARLTPAQALRHPWISKSMPRSLTTVDKVPGKRVVNPTNAFQGLGSKLPPVVGIANKLKANLMSETNGSIPLCSVLPKLIS, from the coding sequence ATGAAGGTGGAACAGCTGTTCCAAGAATTTGGCAGCAAACGACTCGATATTCTTACGTCAGATGGTACCAATGACTCTGAAAAATGCTCCCCTACTGTTTCTCAGGTCAAAAGTTCAGATAACTTGTATTCAGTAAAATCCAGCAGTTCATCCAAAGCACCCAAAGTGGTGCCTCTGACTCCAGAACAAGCACTGAAGCAATATAAGCACCACCTCACTGCTTATGAGAAGCTGGAAATTGTCAGTTATCCAGAAATTTACTTTGTGGGTCcaaatgccaaaaaaagaaatggagttaTTGGTGGACCCAATAACGGGGGATATGATGATGCAGATGGGTCCTATATTCACGTACCTCGAGACCATCTTGCTTATCGATATGAGGTGCTGAAAATTATTGGCAAGGGGAGTTTCGGGCAGGTAGCCCGGGTCTATGATCACAAACTTCGACAGTACGTGGCCCTAAAAATGGTGCGAAATGAGAAGCGTTTCCATCGTCAAGCAGCTGAGGAGATCCGGATTTTGGAGCATCTTAAAAAACAGGATAAAACTGGTAGCATGAACGTTATCCACATGCTGGAAAGTTTCACGTTTCGGAACCACGTTTGCATGGCCTTTGAACTGCTGAGCATAGACCTGTATGAGCTCatcaaaaaaaacaaatttcaaggtTTTAGCGTACAGTTAGTACGAAAGTTTGCCCAATCCATCTTGCAATCTTTGGATGCTCTCcacaaaaataagattattcaCTGCGACCTAAAGCCAGAAAACATTCTCCTGAAACACCATGGGCGCAGCGCAACCAAGGTCATTGACTTTGGGTCCAGTTGTTTCGAGTACCAGAAGCTTTACACGTATATCCAGTCTCGATTCTACAGAGCTCCGGAGATCATCCTAGGGAGCCGCTACAGCACACCTATTGACATATGGAGTTTTGGCTGCATCCTTGCAGAACTGTTAACAGGACAGCCTCTCTTCCCTGGAGAGGATGAAGGAGACCAGTTGGCCTGCATGATGGAGCTTTTAGGGATGCCACCACCAAAACTTCTGGAACAATCCAAACGCACCAAGTACTTTATCAACTCCAAGGGCCTACCTCGCTATTGCTCTGTGACTACGCAGGCGGATGGGAGGGTTGTGCTTTTGGGGGGTCGTTCACGCAGGGGTAAAAAGCGGGGTCCCCCAGGCAGCAAAGACTGGGCGACAGCACTGAAAGGGTGTGACGACTACTTGtttatagagtttttaaaaaggtgtCTTCACTGGGACCCCTCTGCCCGTCTGACCCCAGCCCAAGCATTAAGACACCCTTGGATTAGCAAGTCTATGCCCAGATCTCTTACCACTGTAGATAAAGTGCCAGGGAAACGGGTAGTAAATCCCACAAATGCTTTCCAGGGACTGGGTTCCAAGCTGCCGCCAGTTGTTGGAATAGCCAATAAGCTTAAAGCTAACTTAATGTCGGAAACCAATGGCAGTATACCTCTGTGCAGTGTATTGCCAAAACTGATTAGCTAA